Proteins found in one Aethina tumida isolate Nest 87 chromosome 1, icAetTumi1.1, whole genome shotgun sequence genomic segment:
- the LOC109601270 gene encoding tyrosine-protein kinase HCK translates to MNQQEPKTCYCIITKILTALLKAMQENVGMSKCLVESWKLFVQAKLDYRCVYTKEDLEMFRTKIRALPECIQVKMFTLKQIVFNDNLLKITPQRIITLCKIQNDNKMINAVAKLRNPRTFTYDEVISEITALCKLTHTNILSIIGINLEHGVILTEHMEKGNLYFVCKVKQTTNQQFRYIFDVIKGLQYMHDQKFIHRDLECLNVFVNAKGNCKIGDFEYAVYLGNSEEYVSRGERLEFAHCSFEVMMHRTFSYASDIFSLAYLISEVLLSPTIDVRCKPLNLISELKKILNTESCPEILFNVLSEAFLPIPKRRPPIKTFYNIFDSLLK, encoded by the exons ATGAATCAACAAGAACCGAAGACTTGCTATTGTATAATAACAAAGATCTTAACAGCTCTATTGAAAGCTATGCAGGAAAATGTGGGAATGTCGAAATGTTTGGTAGAAAGCTGGAAACTCTTTGTTCAAGCAAAATTAGACTA ccGATGTGTTTATACCAAGGAAGACTTGGAAATGTTTAGAACAAAAATTAGAG CACTTCCTGAATGTATACAagttaaaatgtttacattaaAGCAGATAGTATTTAACGACAATCTGTTGAAAATAACTCCACAGAGAATTATTACTTTGTGCAAAATTCAAAACgacaataaaatgataaatgcgGTTGCAAAATTAAGGAACCCCAGAACTTTTACTTATGATGAGGTAATATCAGAAATTACAGCACTGTGTAAATTAACACACACAAACATATTGTCCATTATTGGTATTAATTTGGAACACGGTGTTATTCTTACCGAACACATGGAAAAAGGAAATCTATATTTTGTGTGCAAG gtaaAACAAACCACAAATCAACAGTtcagatatatttttgatgtaaTTAAAGGACTTCAATATATGCATGACCAAAAATTCATCCATAGAGATTTAGAATGTCTTAACGTTTTCGTTAATGCTAAAGGAAACTGCAAGATCGGAGATTTTGAATATGCTGTGTATCTTGGAAATTCTGAGGAATATGTTAGTCGTGGG GAGCGTTTGGAATTTGCTCATTGTTCGTTCGAAGTAATGATGCACCGAACGTTTTCGTACGCAAGCGACATTTTCAGTTTAGCATATTTAATTTCGGAAGTTTTGTTATCTCCTACCATCGATGTCCGCTGTAAACCGCTAAATTTGATTTCTGAATTAAA gaaaattttaaatacagaaaGTTGTCCAGAGATCTTATTTAATGTTCTAAGTGAAGCATTTTTACCAATTCCTAAACGGCGCCCGCCTATAAAaactttctataatatttttgattctttactaaaataa
- the LOC126266574 gene encoding protein mono-ADP-ribosyltransferase PARP12-like, translating to MNTKLMKDLLAYAPEFRFWKYKSFDQLFHLVKLNSSDAYSVVNSFNSTMTSPKGPSYSVQCVIRVENPFLLAQFHLKRIQSNDEGRYASVTELFHGTHGKSVLPICRNNFNWRLTGTAKGTKFGRGISFSPRSDYSKHFTSHFYFNTYPELETDGYGRVMFKAKVLKGTSHIGEYFTRVPVEGYDTTTNSKFTVYVKYQDFEFYPEYILLIK from the exons ATGAATACGAAGTTGATGAAAGACTTGTTGGCTTATGCCCCTGAGTTTAGGTTTTGgaaatataaatcatttgaTCAACTTTTCCACCttgtaaaattgaattcaagTGATGCCTATTCCGTTGTCAATAGTTTCAACAGTACTATGACTTCTCCCAAAGGACCCTCTTATTCCGTTCAATGTGTCATCAGAGTGgaaaatccatttttattaGCACAATTCCATTTGAAAAGAATCCAGTCTAACGACGAAGGGAGATATGCATCAGTAACTGAGTTATTTCATGGAACTCATGGTAAAAGTGTACTACCAATATGCAGAAATAACTTTAACTGGCGATTAACTG ggACTGCCAAAGGTACAAAATTCGGACGCGGAATTTCATTTTCCCCAAGATCCGATTATTCAAAGCACTTTACTAGCCATTTCTACTTCAACACTTACCCAGAATTGGAAACTGATGGATATGGAAGAGTTATGTTTAAAGCCAAAGTACTTAAAGGAACCAGCCATATTGGAGAATATTTTACTAGGGTTCCTGTGGAAGGATATGATACCACTACTAATTCTAAATTCAcagtttatgtaaaatatcaagattttgaattttatccagagtatattttattaattaagtag
- the LOC126266555 gene encoding proto-oncogene tyrosine-protein kinase LCK-like translates to MNTETSPKDCMRLMQELINVMNVSPELLDFIKQFITNLQKSDNRQLICSAIDSLFAAECHFTKENLEQFKTKIKDIVPPKFLHDLEVPIENIKLVDYFTVLGEGKFSVVILGDIVKNNKYSTVAAKMVKQKFDGIFSEISNMSKLSHLNILPIVGCNVENGIILTEVMEKGTLLNVCTVFQTTEKLYKYIFDVIKGLQYMHDNKFIHRDLHIENILVDKNENCKIGDFGFAIQLGMSGEFINNEIPLQFYHAAPEVINKQRFSYASDIYSFGLLIREVMLCPEMIIRDVENIKTLKKEKPKRCPGNLDNISRRSFENNPNQRPSLKNFYSIIECLLNP, encoded by the exons atgaatactgAAACGTCCCCAAAAGATTGCATGCGCTTAATGCAAGAACTTATAAATGTTATGAACGTCTCGCCTGAATTACTGGATTTCATAAAACAGTTCATTACTAATCTACAAAAAAGTGACAATag GCAATTAATATGCAGTGCTATTGACAGTCTTTTCGCAGCAGAATGCCATTTTACAAAGGAAAATTTAGAGCAGTTCAAAACCAAAATAAAAG ATATTGTTCCACCTAAATTTTTGCATGATTTGGAAGTTCCAATcgagaatataaaattagtagaCTACTTTACAGTTTTGGGCGAGGGTAAATTTAGTGTTGTTATTTTGGgtgatattgtaaaaaataataaatactcgACGGTAGCCGCAAAAATGGTAAAACAAAAGTTCGATGGGATCTTTTCAGAAATTTCCAACATGAGTAAATTAtcgcatttaaatatattgccgATTGTTGGATGCAACGTAGAAAATGGAATTATCCTCACTGAAGTAATGGAAAAGGGAACCCTTCTAAACGTTTGTACT gtaTTTCAGAcaactgaaaaattatacaagTATATTTTCGATGTAATTAAGGGACTTCAGTACATGCATGACAACAAGTTTATTCATAGAGACTTGCACATTGAAAATATCCTCGttgacaaaaatgaaaattgtaagatTGGTGACTTTGGATTTGCCATTCAATTGGGAATGTCAGGGGAGTTTATCAATAATGAg ATTCCTTTACAGTTTTATCATGCCGCACCGGAAGTAATCAACAAACAAAGATTTTCATATGCAAGtgatatttatagttttggtTTGCTAATTAGAGAAGTCATGTTATGTCCTGAAATGATCATAAGAGATGTAGAAAACATCAAAACACTCAA aaaGGAGAAACCAAAAAGATGTCCGGGTAACTTGGACAATATATCTCGAAGATCATTTGAAAATAACCCAAATCAAAGACCTTCACTAAAGAACTTTTATAGTATTATAGAATGCTTATTAAAcccataa